CACACAAGCGTAAGAGAACAGATAGTTACCGTACTCGGCGGTATCAGAGATAACCACATTCATTTCGTACAGACGCTTACGGGCGATGGTATTGGCAATCAGCGGCAGTTCGTGCAGTGATTCATAGTAAGCAGACTCTTCGATGATGCCGGAATCAACCATGGTTTCGAATGCCAGCTCAACGCCCGCTTTCACCATCGCGATCATCAGTACGCCTTTATCGAAGTACTCTTGCTCGCCGATTTTGCCTTCAAACTGCGGCGCAGTTTCGAACGCGGTTTTGCCGGTTTCTTCACGCCAGGTCAGCAGTTTCTTATCGTCGTTGGCCCAGTCCGCCATCATGCCGGAGGAGAATTCGCCAGAGATGATATCGTCCATATGTTTCTGGAACAGCGGTGCCATGATCTCTTTCAGTTGTTCAGAGAGCGCGTAAGCACGCAGTTTCGCCGGGTTAGAGAGACGGTCCATCATCAGGGTGATGCCGCCCTGCTTCAGGGCTTCGGTGATGGTTTCCCAACCGAACTGAATCAGTTTTTCTGCATATGCCGGGTCGGTGCCTTCTTCCACCAGCTTGTCGAAGCACAGCAGAGAGCCAGCCTGCAACATACCGCACAGAATGGTTTGCTCGCCCATCAGGTCAGATTTCACTTCCGCAACAAAGGACGATTCCAGCACGCCAGCACGGTGACCACCAGTTGCTGCCGCCCATGCTTTAGCGATCGCCATGCCTTCGCCTTTCGGATCGTTTTCCGGGTGAACGGCAATCAGCGTCGGTACGCCAAACCCACGTTTGTACTCTTCACGCACTTCAGTGCCAGGGCATTTCGGCGCAACCATTACTACGGTGATGTCTTTACGGATCTGCTCGCCCACTTCGACGATGTTGAAACCATGTGAGTAACCCAGCGCCGCGCCGTCTTTCATCAGTGGCTGTACGGTGCGCACCACGTCGGAGTGCTGTTTGTCTGGCGTCAGGTTAACCACCAGATCTGCCTGCGGGATCAGCTCTTCGTAAGTACCCACTTTAAAACCGTTTTCGGTCGCTTTACGCCAGGATGCGCGCTTCTCAGCGATAGCTTCTTTACGCAGGGCATAAGAGATATCCAGACCAGAATCACGCATGTTCAGGCCCTGGTTCAGACCCTGCGCACCACAACCGACGATGACCACTTTTTTACCCTGAAGGTAGCTCGCGCCATCGGCGAATTCGTCGCGGCCCATAAAGCGACATTTGCCCAGTTGCGCCAGTTGCTGGCGCAGATTCAGTGTATTGAAGTAGTTAGCCATGGTGATTCCTCGTGATGTTGTGCTTCTTATTGTTCGGTTCGCTGATGAGCGAGAATGTCACCACATTA
The nucleotide sequence above comes from Escherichia coli. Encoded proteins:
- the ilvC gene encoding ketol-acid reductoisomerase, with translation MANYFNTLNLRQQLAQLGKCRFMGRDEFADGASYLQGKKVVIVGCGAQGLNQGLNMRDSGLDISYALRKEAIAEKRASWRKATENGFKVGTYEELIPQADLVVNLTPDKQHSDVVRTVQPLMKDGAALGYSHGFNIVEVGEQIRKDITVVMVAPKCPGTEVREEYKRGFGVPTLIAVHPENDPKGEGMAIAKAWAAATGGHRAGVLESSFVAEVKSDLMGEQTILCGMLQAGSLLCFDKLVEEGTDPAYAEKLIQFGWETITEALKQGGITLMMDRLSNPAKLRAYALSEQLKEIMAPLFQKHMDDIISGEFSSGMMADWANDDKKLLTWREETGKTAFETAPQFEGKIGEQEYFDKGVLMIAMVKAGVELAFETMVDSGIIEESAYYESLHELPLIANTIARKRLYEMNVVISDTAEYGNYLFSYACVPLLKPFMAELQPGDLGKAIPEGAVDNAQLRDVNEAIRSHAIEQVGKKLRGYMTDMKRIAVAG